Proteins encoded together in one Microbacterium oxydans window:
- the hisC gene encoding histidinol-phosphate transaminase — protein MPLPTRAGLDAVPAYRQGRSAPAGASKLSSNESPHPPLPSVVRAVRERLEGINRYPDMSAAALRAQLAARYGVDAAEVTVGAGSVEIASQLIHAVAGDGDEVVFAWRSFEAYPSLIRIAGATPVPVPLDVDHAHDLDAMLAAITPRTRLIFVCNPNNPTGTVVGADELERFVAAVPHDILVVVDEAYVHFDRTESRGAGIELFRRHPHVAVLHTFSKAYGLAGLRIGDAIAPAAIAENQRKVAVPFGVTDLAQTAALASLDAEDELAARIDEVVAQRDRLYDVLVAAGWPAVRSQANFVWVPSGDRTAELESLLQAGGVVARAFADEGVRISSGSATDIDRVEAALAAELVEVNA, from the coding sequence ATGCCCCTCCCCACCCGTGCCGGACTCGACGCCGTTCCCGCGTACCGACAGGGGCGCTCCGCCCCGGCCGGTGCCTCGAAGCTCTCCTCGAACGAATCGCCGCATCCGCCCCTGCCGTCGGTCGTCCGGGCCGTGCGCGAACGCCTCGAGGGAATCAACCGCTACCCGGACATGAGCGCCGCCGCACTGCGCGCGCAGCTGGCCGCGCGGTACGGCGTCGACGCCGCCGAGGTGACCGTGGGTGCCGGGTCGGTCGAGATCGCGTCGCAGCTCATCCACGCGGTCGCCGGCGACGGCGACGAGGTCGTCTTCGCGTGGAGGTCGTTCGAGGCCTACCCCTCGCTCATCCGCATCGCCGGTGCCACACCCGTCCCGGTTCCGCTCGACGTCGATCATGCGCACGACCTCGACGCGATGCTCGCCGCCATCACCCCGCGCACCCGGCTGATCTTCGTCTGCAACCCGAACAACCCCACCGGGACCGTCGTCGGCGCCGACGAGCTCGAGCGCTTCGTCGCCGCGGTGCCGCACGACATCCTCGTCGTGGTCGACGAGGCCTACGTGCACTTCGATCGCACCGAGAGTCGGGGTGCCGGCATCGAGCTGTTCCGGCGGCACCCGCACGTGGCCGTGCTGCACACCTTCTCGAAGGCCTACGGGCTCGCCGGACTCCGCATCGGAGACGCGATCGCGCCGGCGGCCATCGCCGAGAACCAGCGCAAGGTCGCCGTGCCCTTCGGCGTGACCGATCTCGCGCAGACTGCGGCCCTCGCCTCGCTGGATGCCGAGGACGAGCTCGCCGCCCGCATCGATGAGGTGGTCGCGCAGCGCGATCGGCTGTACGACGTGCTCGTCGCCGCCGGATGGCCCGCCGTCCGCTCCCAGGCCAATTTCGTGTGGGTGCCGTCGGGCGATCGCACGGCGGAACTCGAGAGTCTGCTGCAGGCGGGTGGGGTGGTCGCACGCGCCTTCGCGGACGAAGGCGTGCGCATCTCCTCCGGATCCGCGACCGACATCGACCGCGTGGAGGCCGCGCTCGCCGCCGAGCTCGTCGAGGTGAACGCATGA
- a CDS encoding GntR family transcriptional regulator has translation MISVDPSGAIAPFEQVRSQIADSIRSGELPEGYRLPSIRQLAADLRVAAGTVAKAYTALEAEGLIESSRARGTRVRGGHAHGTRVREAAKAFVAAADGITLDEALGAVRAAWGAAPHGG, from the coding sequence ATGATCTCCGTCGATCCGTCCGGTGCGATCGCGCCGTTCGAGCAGGTGCGGTCGCAGATCGCCGACAGCATCCGCTCCGGTGAGCTCCCGGAGGGTTACCGGCTGCCGTCGATCAGGCAGCTCGCCGCAGACCTGCGGGTCGCCGCGGGCACGGTCGCGAAGGCCTACACCGCGCTGGAGGCGGAGGGGCTGATCGAGAGCAGCCGTGCGCGTGGCACGCGAGTGCGAGGGGGGCATGCCCACGGGACGCGCGTGCGCGAGGCGGCCAAAGCCTTCGTCGCCGCGGCGGACGGGATCACTCTCGACGAAGCGCTCGGCGCGGTGCGCGCTGCTTGGGGAGCTGCGCCCCACGGCGGTTGA
- a CDS encoding thioredoxin domain-containing protein → MTNRLADTLSPYLRAHADNPVDWFPWGEEAFAEARRRDVPLLISIGYSTCHWCHVMARESFADPATAALINEGFVAVKVDREEHPQVDGAYMAAASAFTQNLGWPLTVFATPRGRTFYAGTYWPPESRAPLPAFREVLAAVREAWTERRVQAEESADAVTDALARAAESTPSELPDVVAIATAAETVAQREDRQFGGFGGAPKFPVATTLRFLQHPVVRQGAPDAAASATRALAAMAGSDLRDADGGFFRYATRRDWTVPHYERMLTDNAQLLDVALEAGDEQTVRGIASFLIDVLRRDGGGFGAAQDSESMIDGARNEGGYYLRPVAERAGLEPPAVDGKVITGWNGLAIGALARAGAALGEQPWIDAAATAADRVLRVNRNPAGALVRTSLEGRASAAVATAADLGLLADGLFALALATGDAEWAVTARGILDDALAGSGGDDPLLSVQGIATSPDQTDGDLPSDAAAVAGAALTAWWLGAGDRYREAAVATVSALAARSIGQPFAHGTLLRVAAGLAVPPRQVVVVTATPDGALAGAARGAEAEVVAIVTPAQAHAFADAGFGLFEGKDTTAERAYDCRAFVCRLPVSDPSEVSAAR, encoded by the coding sequence ATGACCAACCGGCTCGCCGACACCCTCAGCCCGTATCTCCGCGCGCACGCGGACAACCCGGTCGACTGGTTCCCCTGGGGCGAGGAGGCGTTCGCCGAGGCGCGCCGCCGCGATGTGCCGCTGCTCATCTCCATCGGGTACTCGACGTGCCACTGGTGCCATGTGATGGCACGGGAGTCGTTCGCCGATCCGGCGACCGCCGCCCTCATCAACGAGGGGTTCGTGGCGGTCAAGGTCGATCGCGAGGAGCACCCCCAGGTCGACGGCGCCTACATGGCCGCCGCTTCCGCCTTCACGCAGAACCTCGGGTGGCCGCTCACCGTGTTCGCCACACCACGAGGACGCACCTTCTACGCCGGCACCTACTGGCCGCCGGAGTCCCGAGCCCCGCTGCCGGCCTTCCGGGAGGTGCTCGCGGCCGTGCGGGAGGCCTGGACCGAGCGCCGGGTGCAGGCGGAGGAGTCGGCGGATGCCGTGACCGACGCGCTCGCCCGCGCGGCGGAGTCCACGCCCTCGGAGCTGCCCGACGTGGTCGCGATCGCGACGGCGGCGGAGACCGTCGCGCAGCGGGAGGACCGGCAGTTCGGCGGCTTCGGCGGCGCACCGAAGTTCCCCGTGGCGACGACGCTGCGGTTCCTGCAGCACCCGGTCGTGCGGCAGGGTGCCCCGGATGCGGCGGCGTCGGCCACCCGAGCCCTCGCCGCGATGGCGGGCTCCGACCTGCGCGATGCCGACGGTGGGTTCTTCCGGTACGCGACCCGGCGCGACTGGACGGTGCCGCACTACGAGCGGATGCTCACCGACAACGCGCAGCTGCTCGACGTCGCGCTCGAGGCGGGGGACGAGCAGACCGTGCGCGGCATCGCGTCCTTCCTGATCGACGTGCTGCGTCGCGACGGCGGCGGGTTCGGCGCGGCGCAGGACTCGGAGTCGATGATCGACGGCGCTCGCAACGAGGGCGGCTACTACCTCCGTCCCGTCGCCGAGCGAGCAGGGCTGGAGCCCCCGGCCGTCGACGGCAAGGTGATCACCGGGTGGAACGGCCTCGCGATCGGCGCGCTCGCCCGGGCGGGGGCGGCTCTCGGGGAGCAGCCCTGGATCGATGCCGCGGCGACGGCCGCCGACCGGGTGCTGCGGGTGAACCGGAACCCCGCGGGTGCCCTCGTGCGCACCTCTTTGGAGGGCCGGGCGTCCGCCGCGGTGGCGACCGCCGCCGACCTCGGGCTCCTCGCCGACGGCCTGTTCGCCCTCGCCCTGGCGACCGGAGACGCGGAGTGGGCCGTCACGGCGCGCGGCATCCTCGACGACGCGCTCGCGGGGAGCGGCGGCGACGATCCGCTGCTGTCCGTCCAGGGCATCGCGACCTCGCCCGACCAGACCGACGGCGACCTGCCCTCCGATGCCGCGGCGGTCGCCGGCGCTGCCCTCACCGCGTGGTGGCTGGGAGCGGGGGACCGGTACCGGGAGGCGGCCGTCGCGACCGTGAGCGCGCTCGCCGCGCGGTCGATCGGGCAGCCGTTCGCCCACGGCACCCTGCTGCGGGTGGCCGCGGGGCTCGCCGTTCCACCGCGCCAGGTCGTCGTGGTGACCGCCACCCCCGACGGTGCACTCGCGGGTGCCGCCCGAGGAGCCGAGGCCGAGGTCGTCGCGATCGTCACGCCGGCGCAGGCACACGCCTTCGCGGATGCCGGGTTCGGGCTGTTCGAGGGCAAGGACACGACGGCCGAGCGCGCCTACGACTGCCGCGCGTTCGTGTGTCGGCTGCCGGTCAGCGATCCGTCCGAGGTGTCCGCCGCGCGCTGA
- the msuE gene encoding FMN reductase, with translation MTAPFRVVAVSGSLHEPSKTTALVRAITAAISERAEVESQLIELTQIGPGLAGALQRDQLPPEVEAQLQAIESADLLIVGSPVYRASFTGLFKHLFDFVGQYDLVGKPVLLAATGGGEKHALIIEHQLRPLFAFFQALTLPVGVYASNTDFDGYEITSDVLHARIALAAERALPLVGYAASRPVELLVS, from the coding sequence ATGACAGCTCCGTTCCGCGTCGTCGCCGTGTCGGGTTCCCTGCACGAGCCGAGCAAGACGACCGCCCTCGTCCGCGCGATCACGGCCGCGATCTCCGAGCGCGCCGAGGTCGAGTCGCAGCTCATCGAGCTGACGCAGATCGGCCCCGGCCTGGCCGGAGCGCTGCAGCGCGACCAGCTGCCGCCCGAGGTCGAGGCGCAGCTGCAGGCGATCGAGTCCGCCGACCTGCTGATCGTGGGCAGTCCCGTTTACCGCGCCTCGTTCACCGGGCTCTTCAAGCACCTGTTCGACTTCGTCGGCCAGTACGACCTGGTGGGCAAGCCGGTGCTGCTCGCGGCGACCGGCGGCGGCGAGAAGCACGCCCTCATCATCGAGCACCAGCTGCGTCCGCTGTTCGCCTTCTTCCAGGCGCTCACCCTTCCGGTGGGCGTCTACGCGAGCAACACCGATTTCGACGGGTACGAGATCACGTCGGACGTGCTGCACGCGCGCATCGCGCTGGCCGCGGAGAGGGCCCTGCCGCTGGTGGGCTACGCCGCCTCGCGTCCGGTCGAGCTCCTCGTCAGCTGA
- a CDS encoding heparan-alpha-glucosaminide N-acetyltransferase domain-containing protein yields MINALPPVRWFRTFGRPPRILGLDVARALAILGMVGAHIGETEPFDWFDPATWTDLVHGRSSILFAVLAGVSIALMTGRSTLPERERIPSIRLNLVGRGAVIFVVGLALEMLNTPIAVILTLYGLLYVAVIPFLRWRPWQLLAGAGVLALLGPALLAFLNAVMLYPFGSGIGFVLYGTYPITVWMALVLGGMALGRLGVERIRTAVIALCIGVGLAVVGYGLGAIGQSAGITGSSSSSSFVDGSSFVDDSSFTGGDSLTGGDSLTDSSFGSIVSSPSGWDGYPASLADADPLGAALAAVFSVEPHSGGTAEVLGSGGFALAVIALCVLLSRPLRWPMLPFGALGSMPLTAYSAHVLSITAVGGPGAFFSSNVFWAATAVGLLLAATAWSMFLGRGPLERLVGRGAAAMAAIPRR; encoded by the coding sequence GTGATCAATGCTCTCCCTCCCGTTCGGTGGTTCCGCACGTTCGGACGGCCTCCGCGCATCCTCGGCCTGGACGTCGCCCGGGCTCTGGCGATCCTCGGGATGGTCGGAGCGCACATCGGCGAGACCGAGCCGTTCGACTGGTTCGACCCGGCGACGTGGACGGATCTGGTGCACGGACGCTCGTCGATCCTGTTCGCGGTGCTGGCGGGAGTCTCGATCGCCCTGATGACCGGCCGCAGCACGCTCCCGGAGCGCGAGCGCATCCCGAGCATCCGGCTGAACCTCGTCGGCCGCGGCGCCGTGATCTTCGTGGTCGGCCTGGCGCTGGAGATGCTCAACACCCCGATCGCGGTGATCCTCACCCTCTACGGTCTGCTCTACGTCGCGGTCATCCCGTTCCTGCGCTGGCGGCCGTGGCAGCTGCTGGCCGGGGCGGGGGTGCTGGCGCTTCTCGGACCCGCGCTCCTGGCGTTCCTGAACGCCGTGATGCTGTACCCCTTCGGCTCCGGCATCGGCTTCGTCCTCTACGGCACGTATCCGATCACGGTGTGGATGGCCCTCGTGCTGGGCGGGATGGCGCTCGGCCGCCTCGGTGTCGAACGGATCCGCACCGCGGTGATCGCCCTGTGCATCGGGGTCGGTCTCGCCGTGGTCGGGTACGGCCTGGGGGCGATCGGGCAGTCCGCCGGCATCACCGGATCGAGCAGCAGCAGCTCTTTCGTGGACGGCAGCTCTTTCGTGGACGACAGCTCCTTCACGGGCGGCGACTCCCTTACGGGCGGCGACTCCCTCACGGACAGCAGCTTCGGGAGCATCGTGTCGTCGCCCTCCGGATGGGACGGATACCCGGCGTCGCTCGCTGATGCGGATCCGCTCGGCGCCGCGCTCGCCGCGGTCTTCTCTGTCGAACCGCACAGCGGGGGAACCGCAGAGGTCCTCGGCTCGGGCGGTTTCGCGCTCGCGGTCATCGCGCTGTGCGTGCTGCTCAGTCGGCCCCTGCGCTGGCCGATGCTGCCCTTCGGCGCCCTCGGCTCCATGCCGCTCACGGCATACAGCGCACACGTCCTGTCGATCACGGCGGTCGGCGGCCCCGGCGCCTTCTTCTCGAGCAACGTGTTCTGGGCGGCGACCGCCGTCGGTCTGCTGCTGGCGGCGACGGCGTGGTCGATGTTCCTCGGCCGAGGACCGCTGGAGCGCCTGGTCGGACGAGGCGCGGCGGCGATGGCGGCGATTCCCCGACGCTGA
- the hrpA gene encoding ATP-dependent RNA helicase HrpA: MSSPVISYPPELPVSAARAEIADAIRDHQVVIVAGATGSGKTTQLPKIALELGRERIAHTQPRRLAARTIAERVAEELQVELGTLVGYKVRFTDKVSDATRIALMTDGILLNEIHRDRLLTRYDTIIIDEAHERSLNVDFLLGYLARVLPERPDLKVIITSATIDPESFAKHFAAADGTPAPIIEVSGRTYPVEIRYRGPVEDADDQDAPAEPEDEVSAIVAALRELDREAPGDVLVFLPGEAEIRDAADAVRGAYANDRSPTEVLPLFGRLSAADQHRVFERSRVAGVRRRVILATNVAETSLTVPGIKYVVDTGTARISRYSNRSKVQRLPIEAVSQASANQRSGRAGRTSDGIAIRLYSEEDYDRRPEYTEPEILRTSLASVILQMLSLGFGDITAFPFLTPPDSRGVKAAFDLLTELGAVEPSRRDGAPHLTRTGRDISRMPIDPRFARMLIEAGRAGSGGTVTRDVLAIVSGMTIQDVRERPEERRDEADRLHARFVDPTSDFLTLLNLWNHLREQQRELGSSAFRRLCRSEHLNYVRVREWFDVHRQLRTLVKTSDRTGDADGTSDPDAIHRALLSGLLSQIGLLDERTAPAGKAHSPAKEQKGRRIAEYRGARGIRFSIFPGSGLRKKSPRAVIAAEIVETSRTFARTVAAIDPAWAEPLAGDLAKRQVTEPHWSKDAGAAVAFEKVTLFGLEIIPRRRVQFARIDRAASRELFVRHALVEGEWDPTRIDKRVSAFWRSNAELRKRLEKLEERERRRDILAGDEAVFRFYDERIPADVFDVRSFESWWREAMAATPKLLVMRESDLIDDAERADQREFPTRWTQGDQVLGLAYRFEPGADDDGVSVVVPLPLLAQLEDRGFDWQVPGLRAELVTGLLRALPKAIRRHVVPAADWAEKFGAELTEEGPESHGGLPPRTLKEALARRIQPLANQLVSAADFDDERVPAHLRMNFRAVDERGRVVGSGRDLRALQTQLSDRARSSVARSIAAPPRSGAPGGNRGAERVAAAPVEQTGLTAWTFGELPEVLDTRVAGGVVRGYPAIIDAGKSVSVRVESTPDAAAAATRDGVLRLVLLGVPSPSSYVQQHLTSQEKLALAASPYPSAAALIEDCRAAVARKVIQGIVPDGIVRSEAEFTRVRDAVSAVLVDELFACVSLVARILTKSREVERGIKSQNSLALLGPLNDIRTQLSGLLHPGFVSAAGADRLTHFPRYLEGMLDRLKTLGSEPGKDRARMTEYERMAKAFEDAGGTIPLAPDAPPALVEVRWLLEEYRVSVFAQRLGTAQPVSPQRILKALSGR; this comes from the coding sequence ATGTCCTCCCCCGTGATCTCCTATCCCCCGGAGCTGCCGGTCAGCGCTGCCCGGGCGGAGATCGCCGACGCCATCCGCGACCACCAGGTCGTGATCGTCGCGGGGGCCACGGGCTCCGGGAAGACCACGCAGCTCCCGAAGATCGCGCTCGAGCTCGGGCGGGAGCGCATCGCGCACACGCAGCCGCGACGTCTCGCCGCCCGCACGATCGCCGAGCGCGTGGCCGAAGAGCTCCAGGTCGAGCTGGGAACGCTGGTCGGCTACAAGGTGCGCTTCACCGACAAGGTGTCCGACGCCACCCGCATCGCCCTGATGACCGACGGCATCCTGCTCAACGAGATCCACCGCGACCGGCTGCTCACGCGCTACGACACGATCATCATCGACGAGGCGCACGAGCGCTCCCTCAACGTCGACTTCCTCCTCGGGTACCTCGCCCGCGTCCTGCCCGAGCGCCCCGACCTGAAGGTCATCATCACCTCGGCGACGATCGACCCCGAGAGCTTCGCGAAGCACTTCGCCGCGGCGGACGGCACCCCCGCCCCGATCATCGAGGTCTCCGGGCGCACGTATCCCGTGGAGATCCGCTACCGCGGGCCGGTCGAGGATGCGGACGACCAGGACGCGCCCGCGGAGCCGGAGGACGAGGTGTCGGCGATCGTCGCCGCGCTCCGCGAGCTCGACCGCGAGGCGCCCGGCGACGTGCTGGTGTTCCTTCCGGGCGAGGCGGAGATCCGCGATGCGGCCGACGCCGTGCGCGGCGCGTACGCGAACGATCGCTCGCCCACCGAGGTGCTCCCGCTGTTCGGCCGCCTCTCCGCCGCAGACCAGCACCGGGTGTTCGAGCGCAGCAGGGTCGCCGGCGTGCGCCGTCGCGTCATCCTCGCCACGAACGTCGCCGAGACGAGCCTCACCGTGCCCGGCATCAAGTACGTGGTCGACACCGGCACGGCGCGCATCTCCCGGTACAGCAACCGCTCCAAGGTGCAGCGGCTGCCGATCGAGGCGGTGTCGCAGGCCTCCGCGAACCAGCGATCGGGTCGCGCGGGCCGCACCAGCGACGGCATCGCCATCCGGTTGTACTCCGAAGAGGACTACGACCGGCGGCCGGAGTACACCGAGCCCGAGATCCTGCGCACCTCCCTGGCCTCCGTCATCCTGCAGATGCTGTCGCTCGGCTTCGGCGACATCACCGCGTTCCCCTTCCTCACTCCGCCCGACTCGCGGGGTGTGAAGGCCGCCTTCGACCTGCTCACCGAGCTCGGCGCCGTCGAACCGTCCCGTCGTGATGGAGCCCCGCACCTCACCCGCACGGGTCGCGACATCTCGCGCATGCCGATCGATCCACGGTTCGCGCGGATGCTGATCGAGGCCGGCAGGGCGGGCTCCGGTGGCACCGTGACGCGCGACGTGCTCGCGATCGTCTCGGGCATGACGATCCAGGACGTGCGCGAGCGCCCCGAGGAGCGTCGGGACGAGGCCGACCGTCTGCACGCGCGGTTCGTCGACCCGACCAGCGACTTCCTGACCCTGCTGAACCTGTGGAACCACCTGCGCGAGCAGCAGCGCGAGCTCGGATCGAGCGCGTTCCGACGGCTGTGCCGCTCCGAGCACCTGAACTACGTGCGGGTGCGCGAGTGGTTCGACGTGCATCGCCAGCTGCGGACGCTCGTGAAGACCTCCGACCGCACCGGTGATGCCGACGGGACGAGCGACCCCGACGCGATCCACCGCGCCCTGCTCTCCGGGCTCCTGTCGCAGATCGGACTCCTCGACGAGCGCACGGCACCGGCCGGCAAGGCGCACTCCCCCGCGAAGGAGCAGAAGGGGCGGCGCATCGCGGAGTACCGCGGAGCCCGCGGCATCCGCTTCTCGATCTTCCCCGGCTCCGGACTGCGCAAGAAGAGCCCGCGCGCGGTGATCGCCGCCGAGATCGTCGAGACCTCGCGCACCTTCGCCCGCACGGTCGCCGCGATCGACCCCGCGTGGGCCGAGCCCCTCGCCGGCGACCTGGCCAAGCGTCAGGTGACCGAGCCGCACTGGTCGAAGGATGCCGGTGCCGCCGTCGCGTTCGAGAAGGTGACGCTGTTCGGGCTCGAGATCATCCCCCGGCGACGCGTGCAGTTCGCCCGCATCGACCGGGCCGCCTCGCGGGAGCTGTTCGTGCGGCACGCGCTGGTCGAGGGCGAGTGGGACCCGACGCGGATCGACAAGCGTGTGAGCGCGTTCTGGCGCAGCAACGCCGAGCTGCGCAAGCGCCTCGAGAAGCTGGAGGAGCGCGAGCGCCGTCGCGACATCCTCGCCGGCGACGAGGCCGTGTTCCGGTTCTACGACGAGCGCATCCCCGCCGACGTGTTCGACGTGCGGTCGTTCGAGAGCTGGTGGCGAGAGGCCATGGCGGCGACGCCGAAGCTGCTCGTGATGCGCGAGAGCGACCTGATCGACGACGCCGAGCGTGCCGATCAGCGCGAATTCCCGACCCGGTGGACGCAGGGCGATCAGGTGCTCGGCCTCGCCTACCGGTTCGAGCCGGGAGCGGACGACGACGGCGTCAGCGTGGTCGTACCCCTCCCTCTGCTCGCGCAGCTCGAGGACCGCGGCTTCGACTGGCAGGTCCCCGGGCTCCGGGCCGAGCTCGTGACGGGTCTGCTGCGCGCGCTGCCGAAGGCGATCCGTCGCCACGTCGTGCCCGCCGCCGACTGGGCCGAGAAGTTCGGGGCCGAGCTCACCGAGGAGGGACCGGAGTCGCACGGCGGCCTGCCCCCGCGCACGCTCAAGGAGGCTCTCGCACGGCGCATCCAGCCGCTCGCGAACCAGCTGGTCTCGGCGGCCGACTTCGACGACGAGCGGGTGCCGGCCCACCTGCGGATGAACTTCCGCGCCGTGGACGAGCGCGGCCGGGTGGTCGGTTCCGGGCGTGACCTGCGCGCGCTGCAGACGCAGCTCTCCGACCGCGCGCGCAGCAGTGTCGCCCGTTCGATCGCCGCTCCGCCGCGTTCCGGAGCGCCGGGCGGGAACCGCGGTGCGGAGCGGGTCGCCGCCGCACCGGTCGAGCAGACCGGTCTGACGGCCTGGACCTTCGGCGAGCTGCCCGAGGTGCTCGACACCCGGGTCGCCGGCGGTGTGGTGCGCGGCTACCCCGCGATCATCGATGCGGGCAAGAGCGTGTCGGTCCGTGTCGAGTCGACGCCGGATGCCGCGGCCGCAGCCACGCGCGACGGGGTGCTGCGACTCGTGCTGCTCGGCGTGCCCTCCCCCTCCTCGTACGTGCAGCAGCACCTCACGAGCCAGGAGAAGCTCGCGCTCGCAGCCTCGCCCTACCCGTCCGCCGCCGCCCTCATCGAGGACTGCCGCGCGGCGGTGGCCCGCAAGGTCATCCAGGGCATCGTGCCGGACGGCATCGTGCGCAGCGAGGCCGAGTTCACGCGGGTGCGCGACGCGGTCTCGGCCGTCCTCGTCGACGAGCTCTTCGCGTGCGTGTCGCTCGTCGCGCGCATCCTCACGAAGTCCCGCGAGGTCGAGCGGGGCATCAAGTCGCAGAACTCCCTCGCCCTGCTCGGCCCGCTCAACGACATCCGCACCCAGCTCAGCGGGCTGCTGCATCCGGGGTTCGTCTCCGCCGCCGGCGCCGACCGGCTCACGCACTTCCCGCGATATCTGGAGGGGATGCTCGACCGGCTGAAGACGCTGGGAAGCGAGCCGGGCAAGGACCGGGCGCGCATGACCGAGTACGAACGGATGGCGAAGGCGTTCGAGGATGCGGGAGGAACGATCCCGCTCGCGCCCGATGCCCCGCCCGCCCTGGTCGAGGTGCGCTGGCTGCTGGAGGAGTATCGCGTGAGCGTCTTCGCCCAGCGCCTCGGGACGGCGCAGCCCGTGTCGCCGCAGCGCATCCTGAAGGCGCTCTCCGGCCGCTGA
- a CDS encoding quinone oxidoreductase family protein, producing MASAIVYTEFGSPDVLHLIEIPDPVAARGEVVVRIEAAGANPIDAKLRAHKRPSPPITEPRGVGFDGAGVVEALGEGVDDFAVGDRVAIREAQGTYASAIAVPTTKLAKLPDSVTTAEGAAIGIPAGTAYQALRSLGVTSDDVLLVHAGSGAVGQAAVQFAVAWGATVIATASPARHDQLRELGAIPVAYGDGLLDRVRDAAPAPVTVVLDGAGTDEAIETSLALVADRDRIATIVRGPDAASFGIRAFSGGSPVPLTEQELAWRAEAMPETIALLDSGDFTIELGPQLPLAEAAQAHELMESGAASGKIILVP from the coding sequence ATGGCCAGCGCGATCGTCTACACCGAGTTCGGTTCCCCCGATGTCCTGCACCTGATCGAGATCCCCGACCCCGTCGCTGCGCGCGGCGAGGTCGTCGTCCGGATCGAGGCGGCCGGTGCCAATCCGATCGATGCGAAACTCCGCGCCCACAAGCGGCCTTCCCCGCCGATCACCGAGCCCCGCGGGGTCGGTTTCGACGGAGCCGGCGTGGTCGAGGCGCTCGGCGAGGGGGTCGACGACTTCGCGGTGGGAGATCGCGTCGCCATCCGCGAGGCGCAGGGCACCTACGCCTCGGCGATCGCGGTGCCGACGACGAAGCTCGCGAAGCTCCCCGACTCCGTCACGACCGCGGAGGGCGCCGCGATCGGCATCCCGGCCGGCACCGCCTACCAGGCGCTGCGCTCGCTCGGTGTGACGAGCGACGACGTGCTGCTCGTGCACGCGGGCTCCGGAGCCGTCGGACAGGCCGCCGTGCAGTTCGCCGTCGCCTGGGGCGCGACCGTCATCGCCACGGCGAGCCCCGCCCGTCACGACCAGCTGCGCGAGCTCGGTGCGATCCCCGTGGCCTACGGCGACGGACTGCTCGACCGGGTTCGCGACGCCGCTCCGGCGCCGGTCACCGTGGTGCTCGACGGCGCGGGCACCGACGAGGCGATCGAGACGTCGCTCGCCCTCGTGGCCGACCGCGACCGGATCGCCACGATCGTGCGCGGACCGGATGCCGCGTCCTTCGGCATCCGCGCCTTCTCCGGCGGCTCTCCCGTGCCGCTCACCGAGCAGGAGCTCGCCTGGCGCGCCGAGGCGATGCCCGAGACGATCGCCCTCCTCGACTCCGGCGACTTCACGATCGAGCTCGGCCCGCAGCTGCCGCTCGCCGAGGCGGCGCAGGCCCATGAGCTCATGGAGTCCGGCGCCGCCTCGGGCAAGATCATCCTGGTGCCGTAG
- a CDS encoding alkylhydroperoxidase domain protein, with amino-acid sequence MTAEQTVLRHDDAPHPHAFTRGEVGWVPHLEPLAEEELTERHYEGLVEAARAKNDYFRLLARDPEVLRARTLVDKDIFYNAAEGLPRADRELAATAASRRNGCVFCASVHSRFAAHHSKRTDDVDLLLEEGVEADLGERWNAIVAASIALTDTPSAFGEDEIARLRAAGLDDLEVADVIHGAAFFNWANRLMLSIGRPVAPA; translated from the coding sequence ATGACCGCCGAGCAGACCGTGCTCCGCCACGACGACGCCCCGCACCCGCACGCGTTCACCCGCGGCGAGGTCGGCTGGGTCCCGCACCTCGAGCCGCTCGCGGAGGAGGAGCTGACGGAGCGGCACTACGAGGGCCTCGTCGAGGCGGCGCGCGCGAAGAACGACTACTTCCGCCTGCTCGCGCGCGACCCCGAGGTGCTCAGGGCGCGCACGCTCGTCGACAAGGACATCTTCTACAACGCGGCGGAGGGTCTGCCCCGCGCCGACCGCGAGCTGGCGGCGACCGCGGCCTCCCGTCGCAACGGCTGCGTCTTCTGCGCCTCGGTGCACTCGCGGTTCGCCGCGCACCACAGCAAGCGCACGGACGATGTCGACCTGCTGCTGGAGGAGGGTGTCGAGGCCGATCTCGGCGAGCGGTGGAACGCGATCGTCGCCGCATCCATCGCCCTCACCGACACGCCGAGCGCTTTCGGCGAGGACGAGATCGCGCGGCTGCGCGCCGCCGGACTCGACGACCTGGAGGTCGCCGACGTGATCCACGGCGCCGCGTTCTTCAACTGGGCGAACCGGCTGATGCTCTCGATCGGCCGACCGGTGGCGCCGGCCTGA